A single region of the Ptychodera flava strain L36383 chromosome 9, AS_Pfla_20210202, whole genome shotgun sequence genome encodes:
- the LOC139140557 gene encoding uncharacterized protein isoform X1, with protein MRKKSTAQFNSVKMASTPQRKRPVGRPKKSESAAKRSRIRRNVGKINIYEEIERWKQVKEDAELSSHAEVARLLLDRYFTTKPKTVPVTSTPGPSSQSKLVEVEKLTTSPGVSEISQESDRRNGSTTLTAMSGVEEIASDQCTNVNVDTDSQRRREKGEGIKKKMLTSFIDPFEVTIDVTMEEDEDFEYESDEEYEPSFTFTLRPKQMKLAEDEDSYSDDNTESAQEDDDDDDDDEDDVDQVTETSQGENVENISRITTEEDVSGLLNDHVCLTYMQQLLVLANAKINSICHVSNCKGAVQVSKEVIGSALYLKWEMEEWIHLVSVRSTAHIP; from the exons ATGCGCAAGAAAAGCACCGCACAGTTCAACTCTGTTAAAATGGCGTCCACACCACAGCGCAAGCGACCAGTGGGTCGACCGAAAAAAAGCGAGTCAGCAGCAAAGCGGAGTAGGATAAGGAGGAATGttggaaaaattaacatttatgAAGAAATAGAACGTTGGAAGCAGGTCAAAGAAGACGCAGAGTTGTCATCCCACGCCGAAGTAGCACGTTTATTACTTGATCG ATATTTCACAACCAAACCAAAGACTGTTCCAGTGACTTCAACACCAGGTCCAAGCTCACAGAGTAAGCTTGTTGAAGTAGAGAAACTCACTACCAGTCCTGGGGTTTCAGAAATATCACAGGAATCTGATCGAAG AAATGGAAGTACAACTCTAACTGCAATGTCAGGTGTTGAAGAGATTGCTTCTGATCAATGCACtaatgtaaatgttgatacTGACAGTCAAAG GAGAAGAGAAAAGGGAGAAGGAATCAAGAAAAAGATGTTGACTTCATTCATAGATCCATTTGA AGTAACTATAGATGTTACAATGGAAGAGGATGAAGACTTTGAGTATGAAAGCGATGAAGAGTATGAACCCAGTTTTACCTTTACACTCAG accaaaacaaatgaaattagcAGAAGATGAGGACAGTTATTCTGATGACAATACAGAATCTGCAcaggaagatgatgatgatgatgatgatgatgaagatgatgttgATCAAGTAACAGAAACTTCACAGggtgaaaatgttgaaaacatttcaagaatcACAACAGAGGAAGATGTCAGTGGGCTTCTGAATGACCATGTATGTCTGACATACATGCAACAACTTCTAGTGTTGGCCAATGCAAAGATTAATAGCATCTGTCATGTGAGCAACTGTAAAGGAGCTGTCCAGGTTTCTAAAGAAGTGATAGGTTCAGCTCTGTATTTGAAATGG GAGATGGAAGAATGGATTCACCTGGTTTCTGTGCGCAGTACTGCTCATATACCATGA
- the LOC139140557 gene encoding uncharacterized protein isoform X2, with protein sequence MRKKSTAQFNSVKMASTPQRKRPVGRPKKSESAAKRSRIRRNVGKINIYEEIERWKQVKEDAELSSHAEVARLLLDRYFTTKPKTVPVTSTPGPSSQSKLVEVEKLTTSPGVSEISQESDRRNGSTTLTAMSGVEEIASDQCTNVNVDTDSQRRREKGEGIKKKMLTSFIDPFEVTIDVTMEEDEDFEYESDEEYEPSFTFTLRPKQMKLAEDEDSYSDDNTESAQEDDDDDDDDEDDVDQVTETSQGENVENISRITTEEDVSGLLNDHVCLTYMQQLLVLANAKINSICHVSNCKGAVQVSKEVIGSALYLKWACPANHTILNGVLSRY encoded by the exons ATGCGCAAGAAAAGCACCGCACAGTTCAACTCTGTTAAAATGGCGTCCACACCACAGCGCAAGCGACCAGTGGGTCGACCGAAAAAAAGCGAGTCAGCAGCAAAGCGGAGTAGGATAAGGAGGAATGttggaaaaattaacatttatgAAGAAATAGAACGTTGGAAGCAGGTCAAAGAAGACGCAGAGTTGTCATCCCACGCCGAAGTAGCACGTTTATTACTTGATCG ATATTTCACAACCAAACCAAAGACTGTTCCAGTGACTTCAACACCAGGTCCAAGCTCACAGAGTAAGCTTGTTGAAGTAGAGAAACTCACTACCAGTCCTGGGGTTTCAGAAATATCACAGGAATCTGATCGAAG AAATGGAAGTACAACTCTAACTGCAATGTCAGGTGTTGAAGAGATTGCTTCTGATCAATGCACtaatgtaaatgttgatacTGACAGTCAAAG GAGAAGAGAAAAGGGAGAAGGAATCAAGAAAAAGATGTTGACTTCATTCATAGATCCATTTGA AGTAACTATAGATGTTACAATGGAAGAGGATGAAGACTTTGAGTATGAAAGCGATGAAGAGTATGAACCCAGTTTTACCTTTACACTCAG accaaaacaaatgaaattagcAGAAGATGAGGACAGTTATTCTGATGACAATACAGAATCTGCAcaggaagatgatgatgatgatgatgatgatgaagatgatgttgATCAAGTAACAGAAACTTCACAGggtgaaaatgttgaaaacatttcaagaatcACAACAGAGGAAGATGTCAGTGGGCTTCTGAATGACCATGTATGTCTGACATACATGCAACAACTTCTAGTGTTGGCCAATGCAAAGATTAATAGCATCTGTCATGTGAGCAACTGTAAAGGAGCTGTCCAGGTTTCTAAAGAAGTGATAGGTTCAGCTCTGTATTTGAAATGG GCTTGTCCTGCCAACCACACAATTTTAAATGGTGTTCTCAGCCGTTACTGA